The Papio anubis isolate 15944 chromosome 10, Panubis1.0, whole genome shotgun sequence genome includes the window TAATTAGTAATGCATGACTTGGAAATATactaattaaaatttagaaagtttgATTTCAGTCTTCCAAATATAGGTGGTTTCAAGTAGCTCATCTGatctattacttttcttttatgACACTAATGCTTTTAGTTCTTTCAAAAtgtggctaattaaaaaaaaaaaccaaacaaaattacCCCTAAATTATGGCCTTCTTGGTGTTTTGGATGATGAAACTAATGTATTACTGTCTGAATTTCTTATTAGATTTTTACATATCTAGGTTCATCTTAAGCTTTGAAACTTAagaatttgaagatattttcaataACTGACTGTGTCGAGCCATTTCATTGCCTTGGCCATCTGACTGTCCCTTTGACATGATTTCCAAATTTGGTTTACAGAATAACTGGAAAGATATTAAGACAAGCACACtcataaatacatgaatgatCCAATAAACAGGCAACAAAAAAGTCCTCCCGAGCTCGGCAAAAGCATTATTTCTTCCTTGTTGAAGGTATCAGCATATGTTACATCTTATGTTGCACAAGTgtgctcattaaatattatgAAATGTACAGCAGGCCGGGAAGCTCTAATCAGCTAGGCAAAGTCACTCATACCTGTGTGTTCGTATTTATGTCGCAGAAGGGAACTGCTTTTCTGGAATGTCTTGTCACATAAGTCACATGCATACATGCCACTCTCTGTCTTCTTGATCTTCTTGCGAGACAGACAGGAGTCGGAGTCTGTCATGTCATCTAGGCCTGACATGTAGTCTTGTGCTccatcaagcaattctccctgcgaTAGAATCACACAGTTCAATACAGTGACTTCTCTTTGCGCTCACACCAAACAACTTTGTATAGGCTGACATTCGGAGAACGTCAAAAGTGCCTGCTACTAATCGATCTAGTTAAACAATTTCCTTTTCCATGAACAATATATGAGGTCTCACActgcaacaaaaatataaacttctcTGCTCTGGAAGGTAGAGCTCTTTGTTTTTCAAGGACAGAAAATGGTCAACTCTGAAGGTGAGAGAAACAAATTTTTCTAAAATCCTTCATTTGCTTTATACCTAGAAATACCCgtaaatgaaaatttaacattgaaatttgtgtattttccagTGTGCTTAACTCTAGAAATGATCTGTAGCTGTAGAAACCcgattttaattgaattttatatttaggtacaaaatgttattattatgCAATCTATTTAAATGTATGTCTACCAACTAAAGGCCTCaagctatatttttatatttaattttctaatttgaaataGGGAATATTAATAACACTTTTTATCAATGTTCTATGTTAAAACAGCCTTCAGCATTGAACAATAATGAATGTGGATcagtaaattattaaatttcttgatatttattttgtcttgaTCCAAAGGAGTGCAAACGTGCATGATAACATACATTTCCATTTGCTAGCCCACAGTTCAGTTTTCTTAGACTATGTTTGCACTAATTAATATTAGAGAAGATTAAATAGgcttaaatacatttacaaagaGGGCAGATGTACTGTAAATTGGAATACTGGAACAGCTGTTACAGAGGTGGACGGCTACTTATGCTCCTATTTTGCAAACAAAGATTATATGCTGCATAATGTTAAAATATACCTGCTTTCCTATTTGATAAAGCATAATTATTAACTACTTTGAAGATTTGGTAAGAGGTCATGTGAAATatggaagacatttaaaaaaatactcttcaAAATAAACCATTCTGTGTAAAACAAAAGTATCtattaaaatgtgtatatgtattattgCAAGTTGTGCacatctttacatttatttatttatttatttatttgagatagagtcttgctctgtctctcaggctggagtgctgtggcacgatctctgctcaacgcaaccttagcctcctgggttccagtcattcttctgcttcagcctcccaagtagctaggattacaggcatccaccactacacccagctgatttttatatttttaggacagacggtgttttaccatgtgggcgaggttggtctcaaactcctgacctcaagtgatccaccctcgttggcctctgaaagtgctgggattacaggcatgagtcatcacaccTGTCCTGTGCACATCTTTAAAAGCACGTGACAGTTATAAACTTTAACTTCTAGCACCTAGGTAAGTCCTACCAAATACTGTCACCAATGTGTAATTCTAAAAGCAGATGAGTCCATCTaaatcaatttcaaaataaatattaatttcttctttatcccttttgtttttaaagcaaatgtgCTTAGAGTACAGTGATTCACTGTTTCATCCATTTTTCTAGCTCACTGACGGTTTTAGGTTCATGTTAAAGCAAACTCTTCCGTATCTGCTGAGTTTTTTtcactaagattttttttcctacatgcCCATAATCAGTATAATTACCATCTCTTTTCTTCagagcagaaaaagcatttgtctCTTTACCTGAAATCCTTGTTTCCGCTGGTACTTTCTCCTTTGCTGCATATCAGCAAAAGTAGCTGCTCCAGTTGGGTAGGTGTAGGCCATATGTGGTAGGAAGCTCATCTGATCCAGTCCTGGGTATGGTCGTAGCCCAGGAATACTGGTCTGGACTGGTGGCATGAAAGTAGCAGGGGGAAATGCGCTTTGAGGTGGAAGAGCTGTGTATAAAGGTTTGGCACTAAATGGGTTCATGCCGAACACTGGGTTAGTGCTTTTGTTGTCCAGattatttgaatttgaaaattcCTTCTTGATAAAAGTCAAGTTCAGAGGCTCATCTGagttttcagatgaggaagaaaCACTATTATGGTCTAAACTGATGCTActagcttttgttttgttctttgtggcTATAATACTTTTgggttctttcatttgttttggtaATGACAAGTCTAAAGGCTCAGCCTGGAGCTCCTCAGAAGAGAAGCTGTTTGGAGTGTATGAACTACTGTGGGAGTTTTTAGAAGATGTGGAGGAAAGATTTAAGGGAGAAGGAGTATTACTCCTGGAGTGGTCCAATTTTTCAACTGGTTTAATATTGGTAAAATGGGAAGGTTTGGTTAGCCTGAGAGGAGGATCACAATTCGTAACACTGTTGTGGAGTTCTGCTATAGATGGTGATGTTATGGAGTCCATAGGTTTTACGGGAGACCTGGGTAATAAAGAGTCTTTTGTGGGAGGGTTACTGTTGGGAGCTAACGGCTTGGAGCTTCTTTCCAGGGATGGGGACCTGGAATTTGAGTACTGGTACACTTTCCGTTGCTCAAACCATTCCTTCACAAATTCCTGAGGAAGGCCCACAGCAATGGAAATTTTCAGCAGTTCATCGGAGTTGGGCTCCATGTTCATAGCATAGTATGCTTTGAGTACAGACATGTGGTCCTTGTATGGGTTGATGGGGCTTGTCATTCCTTTCTCAGAAAGTACAGATGACAAGAGGAGGGCTTTATTATCAACAAAAACTCCGGCTTTGTTGGGGACTATGTTTTCATGAGGCTGCAGGACCGCCTTGATCTCTTCATTCATCTTACAAAGGTAACGTTCATGCTGATGCAAAGGGATGGGGCCAGGAAAACTTTCTTTACAGAACTGGCATGAAAATGGAGTGGATATGTTGTGGTTCTCAATCATTTTGTCATCGGTGACCAAATCTATTAAAGTACGTagcttctctttctttatattactGATCTGTCTCCTTGAGTCAGTCGTCAAGCTCTGGAGGCAAGCTTTGGCTTCATTGACTTTTTCTAACGTATAGTCAATAATACTTTTAGTGGCACCATTATGACTCACTACCGGAAGACCGACAGGCGGAATATTAGGAGAAGTAACTCCTTGTTCCTCAGGTTGAGAGCATGGATCCTTCATGTGATAACCTTTCAACTTTGAAATTTCTTCAGCCTTGCAGTCCATTTTTTGCCTGGAAACAGTATTGTCCACAATCTGTAGAACCTTTTGTACCTCACTTAAATTACTATTCATGGTGGGAAATCCAAGTAAAGGGGCTTCCATCCCTACACCTAAGTGCTGCATTGGACTCTGAGCAGATGGATGAACTCCTAAAGGGCTGGTGGCTCCAAGCCCACCATTCATAAAGGGACTAGTGCCACTAAACCCGTGTGTAGCCATAAGAACTTTATAGTCATTGAAGTCTAGTggttctgttttaattttaagtaaGCCTGTCTGTTCAGACATACTAAGTGGTTTTCCATTCTCCAACTTGTTTCTTAACTGGGTAATGGCTGAATTAGtaggagaagaagaaacagaattaGGGGAAGAACCCGTCTTGATATTGTTTCTCATTCGGCCATTTACAGAGATTAAACCAATACATTTCTTGCTGCTGATGTGCGAACTGTAGGAACCAGAATGGGAGAAACGTTTCTTGCAGTTTGGGCACTCGTAAGGTTTTTCAcctaaaatgataattaaaattaacGTTACATTTCCTTGATTAGGTAACAATTGCAGTTGTCTACCAAGACAAGAATCTGTGAAACCAAATGAAAGGAACACAATGGGGTACCTCTACATTCTAGGTACTTAGATTAGAATTATGTAACCATAACTGTTTCTGGGCTTTATCTACCCTGGGAGGACATAATCCAAGATGTTCACAGTGGAAGGTAAGGGCTATCTACGACTTTTTCGGCTGAGATCCCAAATCTTGTCTTGCCATCGGCAGCCTCATATTTAAACAGAGTGTCAGATTAATGTGTGGTCAATAGCACAATAAAGATGTCACGGTATTTAAAGGGAAGTGTAGCCATGGCCTTAATCAACTTTGTGGAGATTCCATTGATTCTACCAATCCAACCAGTCCTTTGAATAGCATCCAATTTGATAATAAAATGCTTGGCAGAGCTATCAAACTGGTTATAAAGAGGAAATCTCAGTGGTAGGATTCTGCTCTGTGATCCACGGCCCTCAGGAATCAGGGAATATTTATCATACATAGCTCTTATCCAAAATTCTTCACCCTTGTTTTTCATGGTGAGGTCTCAAAAATTAATATCCTTCAGAATTTGCCAGTTGACTTTCCTCAGGTCAAGAATATTTATTCTGGAGAAGCagttttaaaaggacaaaaaggagCCTCT containing:
- the ZEB2 gene encoding zinc finger E-box-binding homeobox 2 isoform X13, yielding MAPGARGANKPIPGGKTMQLSTKHYTINLIYFKHSIGTSGFYRLVVNYDNVVDTGSETDEEDKLHIAEDDGIANPLDQETSPASVPNHESSPHVSQALLPREEEEDEIREGGVEHPWHNSEILQASVDGPEEMKEDYDTMGPEATIQTTINNGTVKNANCTSDFEEYFAKRKLEERDGHAVSIEEYLQRSDTAIIYPEAPEELSRLGTPEANGQEENDLPPGTPDAFAQLLTCPYCDRGYKRLTSLKEHIKYRHEKNEENFSCPLCSYTFAYRTQLERHMVTHKPGTDQHQMLTQGAGNRKFKCTECGKAFKYKHHLKEHLRIHSGEKPYECPNCKKRFSHSGSYSSHISSKKCIGLISVNGRMRNNIKTGSSPNSVSSSPTNSAITQLRNKLENGKPLSMSEQTGLLKIKTEPLDFNDYKVLMATHGFSGTSPFMNGGLGATSPLGVHPSAQSPMQHLGVGMEAPLLGFPTMNSNLSEVQKVLQIVDNTVSRQKMDCKAEEISKLKGYHMKDPCSQPEEQGVTSPNIPPVGLPVVSHNGATKSIIDYTLEKVNEAKACLQSLTTDSRRQISNIKKEKLRTLIDLVTDDKMIENHNISTPFSCQFCKESFPGPIPLHQHERYLCKMNEEIKAVLQPHENIVPNKAGVFVDNKALLLSSVLSEKGMTSPINPYKDHMSVLKAYYAMNMEPNSDELLKISIAVGLPQEFVKEWFEQRKVYQYSNSRSPSLERSSKPLAPNSNPPTKDSLLPRSPVKPMDSITSPSIAELHNSVTNCDPPLRLTKPSHFTNIKPVEKLDHSRSNTPSPLNLSSTSSKNSHSSSYTPNSFSSEELQAEPLDLSLPKQMKEPKSIIATKNKTKASSISLDHNSVSSSSENSDEPLNLTFIKKEFSNSNNLDNKSTNPVFGMNPFSAKPLYTALPPQSAFPPATFMPPVQTSIPGLRPYPGLDQMSFLPHMAYTYPTGAATFADMQQRRKYQRKQGFQGELLDGAQDYMSGLDDMTDSDSCLSRKKIKKTESGMYACDLCDKTFQKSSSLLRHKYEHTA
- the ZEB2 gene encoding zinc finger E-box-binding homeobox 2 isoform X6 — protein: MLFLLTISGQNYKQDFAVVNYDNVVDTGSETDEEDKLHIAEDDGIANPLDQETSPASVPNHESSPHVSQALLPREEEEDEIREGGVEHPWHNSEILQASVDGPEEMKEDYDTMGPEATIQTTINNGTVKNANCTSDFEEYFAKRKLEERDGHAVSIEEYLQRSDTAIIYPEAPEELSRLGTPEANGQEENDLPPGTPDAFAQLLTCPYCDRGYKRLTSLKEHIKYRHEKNEENFSCPLCSYTFAYRTQLERHMVTHKPGTDQHQMLTQGAGNRKFKCTECGKAFKYKHHLKEHLRIHSGEKPYECPNCKKRFSHSGSYSSHISSKKCIGLISVNGRMRNNIKTGSSPNSVSSSPTNSAITQLRNKLENGKPLSMSEQTGLLKIKTEPLDFNDYKVLMATHGFSGTSPFMNGGLGATSPLGVHPSAQSPMQHLGVGMEAPLLGFPTMNSNLSEVQKVLQIVDNTVSRQKMDCKAEEISKLKGYHMKDPCSQPEEQGVTSPNIPPVGLPVVSHNGATKSIIDYTLEKVNEAKACLQSLTTDSRRQISNIKKEKLRTLIDLVTDDKMIENHNISTPFSCQFCKESFPGPIPLHQHERYLCKMNEEIKAVLQPHENIVPNKAGVFVDNKALLLSSVLSEKGMTSPINPYKDHMSVLKAYYAMNMEPNSDELLKISIAVGLPQEFVKEWFEQRKVYQYSNSRSPSLERSSKPLAPNSNPPTKDSLLPRSPVKPMDSITSPSIAELHNSVTNCDPPLRLTKPSHFTNIKPVEKLDHSRSNTPSPLNLSSTSSKNSHSSSYTPNSFSSEELQAEPLDLSLPKQMKEPKSIIATKNKTKASSISLDHNSVSSSSENSDEPLNLTFIKKEFSNSNNLDNKSTNPVFGMNPFSAKPLYTALPPQSAFPPATFMPPVQTSIPGLRPYPGLDQMSFLPHMAYTYPTGAATFADMQQRRKYQRKQGFQGELLDGAQDYMSGLDDMTDSDSCLSRKKIKKTESGMYACDLCDKTFQKSSSLLRHKYEHTGKRPHQCQICKKAFKHKHHLIEHSRLHSGEKPYQCDKCGKRFSHSGSYSQHMNHRYSYCKREAEEREAAEREAREKGHLEPTELLMNRAYLQSITPQGYSDSEERESMPRDGESEKEHEKEGEDGYGKLGRQDGDEEFEEEEEESENKSMDTDPETIRDEEETGDHSMDDSSEDGKMETKSDHEEDNMEDGILSNHTILGLNFFFFFSVKELEVMHV
- the ZEB2 gene encoding zinc finger E-box-binding homeobox 2 isoform X11 encodes the protein MAPGARGANKPIPGGKTMQLSTKHYTINLIYFKHSIGTSGFYRLVVNYDNVVDTGSETDEEDKLHIAEDDGIANPLDQETSPASVPNHESSPHVSQALLPREEEEDEIREGGVEHPWHNSEILQASVDGPEEMKEDYDTMGPEATIQTTINNGTVKNANCTSDFEEYFAKRKLEERDGHAVSIEEYLQRSDTAIIYPEAPEELSRLGTPEANGQEENDLPPGTPDAFAQLLTCPYCDRGYKRLTSLKEHIKYRHEKNEENFSCPLCSYTFAYRTQLERHMVTHKPGTDQHQMLTQGAGNRKFKCTECGKAFKYKHHLKEHLRIHSGEKPYECPNCKKRFSHSGSYSSHISSKKCIGLISVNGRMRNNIKTGSSPNSVSSSPTNSAITQLRNKLENGKPLSMSEQTGLLKIKTEPLDFNDYKVLMATHGFSGTSPFMNGGLGATSPLGVHPSAQSPMQHLGVGMEAPLLGFPTMNSNLSEVQKVLQIVDNTVSRQKMDCKAEEISKLKGYHMKDPCSQPEEQGVTSPNIPPVGLPVVSHNGATKSIIDYTLEKVNEAKACLQSLTTDSRRQISNIKKEKLRTLIDLVTDDKMIENHNISTPFSCQFCKESFPGPIPLHQHERYLCKMNEEIKAVLQPHENIVPNKAGVFVDNKALLLSSVLSEKGMTSPINPYKDHMSVLKAYYAMNMEPNSDELLKISIAVGLPQEFVKEWFEQRKVYQYSNSRSPSLERSSKPLAPNSNPPTKDSLLPRSPVKPMDSITSPSIAELHNSVTNCDPPLRLTKPSHFTNIKPVEKLDHSRSNTPSPLNLSSTSSKNSHSSSYTPNSFSSEELQAEPLDLSLPKQMKEPKSIIATKNKTKASSISLDHNSVSSSSENSDEPLNLTFIKKEFSNSNNLDNKSTNPVFGMNPFSAKPLYTALPPQSAFPPATFMPPVQTSIPGLRPYPGLDQMSFLPHMAYTYPTGAATFADMQQRRKYQRKQGFQGELLDGAQDYMSGLDDMTDSDSCLSRKKIKKTESGMYACDLCDKTFQKSSSLLRHKYEHTATIGTSLKASFPLCLVLLYDHMQTL
- the ZEB2 gene encoding zinc finger E-box-binding homeobox 2 isoform X3, with the protein product MAPGARGANKPIPGGKTMQLSTKHYTINLIYFKHSIGTSGFYRLVVNYDNVVDTGSETDEEDKLHIAEDDGIANPLDQETSPASVPNHESSPHVSQALLPREEEEDEIREGGVEHPWHNSEILQASVDGPEEMKEDYDTMGPEATIQTTINNGTVKNANCTSDFEEYFAKRKLEERDGHAVSIEEYLQRSDTAIIYPEAPEELSRLGTPEANGQEENDLPPGTPDAFAQLLTCPYCDRGYKRLTSLKEHIKYRHEKNEENFSCPLCSYTFAYRTQLERHMVTHKPGTDQHQMLTQGAGNRKFKCTECGKAFKYKHHLKEHLRIHSGEKPYECPNCKKRFSHSGSYSSHISSKKCIGLISVNGRMRNNIKTGSSPNSVSSSPTNSAITQLRNKLENGKPLSMSEQTGLLKIKTEPLDFNDYKVLMATHGFSGTSPFMNGGLGATSPLGVHPSAQSPMQHLGVGMEAPLLGFPTMNSNLSEVQKVLQIVDNTVSRQKMDCKAEEISKLKGYHMKDPCSQPEEQGVTSPNIPPVGLPVVSHNGATKSIIDYTLEKVNEAKACLQSLTTDSRRQISNIKKEKLRTLIDLVTDDKMIENHNISTPFSCQFCKESFPGPIPLHQHERYLCKMNEEIKAVLQPHENIVPNKAGVFVDNKALLLSSVLSEKGMTSPINPYKDHMSVLKAYYAMNMEPNSDELLKISIAVGLPQEFVKEWFEQRKVYQYSNSRSPSLERSSKPLAPNSNPPTKDSLLPRSPVKPMDSITSPSIAELHNSVTNCDPPLRLTKPSHFTNIKPVEKLDHSRSNTPSPLNLSSTSSKNSHSSSYTPNSFSSEELQAEPLDLSLPKQMKEPKSIIATKNKTKASSISLDHNSVSSSSENSDEPLNLTFIKKEFSNSNNLDNKSTNPVFGMNPFSAKPLYTALPPQSAFPPATFMPPVQTSIPGLRPYPGLDQMSFLPHMAYTYPTGAATFADMQQRRKYQRKQGFQGELLDGAQDYMSGLDDMTDSDSCLSRKKIKKTESGMYACDLCDKTFQKSSSLLRHKYEHTGKRPHQCQICKKAFKHKHHLIEHSRLHSGEKPYQCDKCGKRFSHSGSYSQHMNHRYSYCKREAEEREAAEREAREKGHLEPTELLMNRAYLQSITPQGYSDSEERESMPRDGESEKEHEKEGEDGYGKLGRQDGDEEFEEEEEESENKSMDTDPETIRDEEETGDHSMDDSSEDGKMETKSDHEEDNMEDGMNLK
- the ZEB2 gene encoding zinc finger E-box-binding homeobox 2 isoform X9; this encodes MKQPIMADGPRCKRRKQANPRRKNVVNYDNVVDTGSETDEEDKLHIAEDDGIANPLDQETSPASVPNHESSPHVSQALLPREEEEDEIREGGVEHPWHNSEILQASVDGPVKNANCTSDFEEYFAKRKLEERDGHAVSIEEYLQRSDTAIIYPEAPEELSRLGTPEANGQEENDLPPGTPDAFAQLLTCPYCDRGYKRLTSLKEHIKYRHEKNEENFSCPLCSYTFAYRTQLERHMVTHKPGTDQHQMLTQGAGNRKFKCTECGKAFKYKHHLKEHLRIHSGEKPYECPNCKKRFSHSGSYSSHISSKKCIGLISVNGRMRNNIKTGSSPNSVSSSPTNSAITQLRNKLENGKPLSMSEQTGLLKIKTEPLDFNDYKVLMATHGFSGTSPFMNGGLGATSPLGVHPSAQSPMQHLGVGMEAPLLGFPTMNSNLSEVQKVLQIVDNTVSRQKMDCKAEEISKLKGYHMKDPCSQPEEQGVTSPNIPPVGLPVVSHNGATKSIIDYTLEKVNEAKACLQSLTTDSRRQISNIKKEKLRTLIDLVTDDKMIENHNISTPFSCQFCKESFPGPIPLHQHERYLCKMNEEIKAVLQPHENIVPNKAGVFVDNKALLLSSVLSEKGMTSPINPYKDHMSVLKAYYAMNMEPNSDELLKISIAVGLPQEFVKEWFEQRKVYQYSNSRSPSLERSSKPLAPNSNPPTKDSLLPRSPVKPMDSITSPSIAELHNSVTNCDPPLRLTKPSHFTNIKPVEKLDHSRSNTPSPLNLSSTSSKNSHSSSYTPNSFSSEELQAEPLDLSLPKQMKEPKSIIATKNKTKASSISLDHNSVSSSSENSDEPLNLTFIKKEFSNSNNLDNKSTNPVFGMNPFSAKPLYTALPPQSAFPPATFMPPVQTSIPGLRPYPGLDQMSFLPHMAYTYPTGAATFADMQQRRKYQRKQGFQGELLDGAQDYMSGLDDMTDSDSCLSRKKIKKTESGMYACDLCDKTFQKSSSLLRHKYEHTGKRPHQCQICKKAFKHKHHLIEHSRLHSGEKPYQCDKCGKRFSHSGSYSQHMNHRYSYCKREAEEREAAEREAREKGHLEPTELLMNRAYLQSITPQGYSDSEERESMPRDGESEKEHEKEGEDGYGKLGRQDGDEEFEEEEEESENKSMDTDPETIRDEEETGDHSMDDSSEDGKMETKSDHEEDNMEDGM